CTATATTGATGGCATTCCAGTGGTATCATCCGTCAATTTCGTGAGCCAAACCGAAGTGTATGGCGCTTGGTCAGGCATTCACACCGACTACAAAAAACACAATGTATTCCTCGCCATGCTTTGGCAAATGGTTGAATACTGCGGCGCAAGCGGGCGCACCACTTACAACCTAGGGCGCTCTTCCGCAGGCAGCAACCCGCACCAATTCAAGCTCAAACTCGCCAACCGTAGCCACAAAATTTACTACTACAAAATACCCACGCCGCAACCGTCAGCCACACATTCTAAAGTACAAGATGCCGCCTCTTGGCTAATCCGTAATACGCCGGAAATCGTGATGGATGGCTTATCCCGCGCCCTGCTCCACAAATTTTACTGAGCACACCATGAAAACTAACCCGCTGAAAATTCTGGAAGTTTGCACTGTCAGCAGTTCCGCCTATGCGCTGGTGTTTCATCGCGCTCAGGCACTTAACCAACGTCATGCGGGCGAGCTGCAAGTCGATGTGCTGTGCAGTGACGGCCCCGAAGTCGCCCTGATGCAAGCCCAGGGCATGAATGTGGTGGTAGCAACTCTGCACCGGAGCCTAAACCCACTGCAATTGGCACGCTCAGCCTGGAATCTACGCCGTGCCATTCGCCAAGGCGGTTATCATGCCGTACACCTGCATTTTGGCATACCGGGCTTAGTCGGGCGTTTTCTCGCCTTGTTTGACCATAAAACCGTCTGGATTTACCAAAGCCACGGTTACAGCATTGCCGAAAATACCAGCCCACTGGCACGCAAAGCCTATCTGCTGATCGAAAAACTGCTGAAAAAAACCGTGCGTTATTCGCTATTCCAATTGCGTGAAGACATGGAATTGGCGCGTGAGCACCGCTTGCTCGACGCATCACAAATGGTATTTCTCGGCAATGGCATCGACCTAAACAAATTTAAACCGCATTCTACTGCCCCTACCAACATCACGACATTTGGCATGGTGGCACGCTTTGAACCCATTAAAAACCATGCCTTATTACTGGATGCTACCGAATTACTGGCAAAACAAACCCGTGATTTCAACATCAAACTTATCGGTCAAGGGCATTTACAAGCCGACATACAAGCCAGCATCCAACGAAAAGGGCTGAGTGACCTGATCGAAATCATGCCATACCGCAATGACATGCCTGCGTTTTACCAAAGCATTGATGTCGGGGTGCTGACCTCATTTGCCGAAGGCATTCCCCGCGCCTTAATTGAACCGATGGCATCCGGCAAACCCGTCATTTGCACCGATGTCAAAGGCAGCCGCGAAGCCATTCTTGATCAGCAAACCGGCTTCAAAACCCCCATTGATTCCCCGAAAGCGCTTGCCGATCACATGCTCTGGTGCATCCAACACCCCGAACAACGCCAACAAATGGGCAAAGCCGCGCGCGAACACGCCTGCAAGCATTTTTCCGAAACCCGCATCCTCGACATTCTCAGCAAAATCTACCTAAGTTGTGAGCAAACCCCATGATCTTCACCGCTGACATCGAAGATTGGCAACAATCCGTTTACGATTTTGACCGCGCCGTCTCCAACCGCGTGGTACGCAATACCAGCCGCTTACTGGATATTTTGGATGCACACAACGTCACCGGCACGTTCTTCATCCAAGGCATGGTGGCGGAAAAATTCCCGCAATTGATCCGCAGCATCGCGCAAGCCGGTCACGAACTCGCCAGCCATTCGCACACTCACCGCATGATTTACAACCTGACTGAAGCCCAATTTCGCGCCGAAATGCAACGTTCGGTCGGTTTGCTGGAAGGCATTAGCGGCACCAAAGTCATTGGTTTTCGCGCCCCCACCTTTTCGGTACGCGATGATATTCTCGACTGGTATTGCGATGCATTGCGGGAACAAGGGATTATTTACGATTCATCCATTATGTTAGCCACGGTGCGCAGTTGTTATGGCTTTAGCGATGACGGCATTTTGCAACGCATTGCGGCACGCGGGCTGGATTGTTACCCCATGAGTGTCAGCCGCGTGTTGGGCAAGAATTTGCCGGTGATGGGCGGTGGTTATTTCCGCATTTACCCTTATTGGCTGTCACGCTGGCTGGCGCGTGATTTGAATCACGCCACCAGTATTTTCTACATGCACCCTTACGAATTGGATACCCACGAACACCGTGAAGTGTCGCAACAGGTCAAGATTCCGCTGAAAATGGCAGTCCACCAATTTGCCCGACGCGGCAGCATTCCGGGGAAACTCAATAAACTGTTGCAGGATTACCCCTTCCGCTCATTCCGAGATCATTATTACGCCGCTGCGCCTACGGTAACAAACGCGATCCAATAATCCGGTAAGTATCCGCGCTCAGCAAGGTATCCCAAAACGCATGGGAATCCGGCGCCACTGCCCATGCCAAAATAGTGGCAATCACCAGCGCGGTGGATTTTTCGCGTTTTTTCCAGTCGAGTATTTTTAACGCCGTGCCGAAAGAACGTTTAATGCGGTGATTCATGAAATCCACGCTATACAATTCATCCAGCACCAAATGCAGCACAAACCCTAAAAACACAAATAAGCCAAACAACCATGCGACAAACGGCGTTT
The DNA window shown above is from Candidatus Thiothrix sulfatifontis and carries:
- a CDS encoding glycosyltransferase family 4 protein — encoded protein: MKTNPLKILEVCTVSSSAYALVFHRAQALNQRHAGELQVDVLCSDGPEVALMQAQGMNVVVATLHRSLNPLQLARSAWNLRRAIRQGGYHAVHLHFGIPGLVGRFLALFDHKTVWIYQSHGYSIAENTSPLARKAYLLIEKLLKKTVRYSLFQLREDMELAREHRLLDASQMVFLGNGIDLNKFKPHSTAPTNITTFGMVARFEPIKNHALLLDATELLAKQTRDFNIKLIGQGHLQADIQASIQRKGLSDLIEIMPYRNDMPAFYQSIDVGVLTSFAEGIPRALIEPMASGKPVICTDVKGSREAILDQQTGFKTPIDSPKALADHMLWCIQHPEQRQQMGKAAREHACKHFSETRILDILSKIYLSCEQTP
- a CDS encoding polysaccharide deacetylase family protein — encoded protein: MIFTADIEDWQQSVYDFDRAVSNRVVRNTSRLLDILDAHNVTGTFFIQGMVAEKFPQLIRSIAQAGHELASHSHTHRMIYNLTEAQFRAEMQRSVGLLEGISGTKVIGFRAPTFSVRDDILDWYCDALREQGIIYDSSIMLATVRSCYGFSDDGILQRIAARGLDCYPMSVSRVLGKNLPVMGGGYFRIYPYWLSRWLARDLNHATSIFYMHPYELDTHEHREVSQQVKIPLKMAVHQFARRGSIPGKLNKLLQDYPFRSFRDHYYAAAPTVTNAIQ